TTATATGAGTTGCATTTTTTTGATAATCATAGAGTTCGAGTCCGTACACAATAATTCGTTAATTGATATGGTATTCCGGCGGCGGGGCTTCATGGTTGTGGCCTGTAAACGGGCCTTCGGTTTGTCTGGCACCGCGGTGCTTTTTTCTGGTACAATGCTCGAGGTGTTTTCAACCTGCCACCAGGGCCCGGCGCCCCTTAGGCCCGGCCCGGTTCTTCCGGGGTCACTCGAATGAAATGGATTTCCCGTAAGACGATAATGATCGTGATTGCGGTCATCGTCGGTCTGATCATCCTTATGGCCGCCCTCTCCGGATTCTTCGTGGATATCTTCTGGTACACATCCGAGGGCTACGCCGACGTATTCTGGACCCGCATCTGGTCCGCGGTGGGCTTCGGGCTCATCATCTTCGGCCTGTACGTGGTTGTTGTGGGCACGAGCCTCCTCCTGGCCTGGATCTTCAGCCGCCAGAAACCCCACGTCGTCGCCGAGGAGGCGGTCATGCTCCCCTCCTTCGGGGAGAAGCTCCGCAAATGGGGGGTTTGGCTATTTATCGCCGTGGGAGGGGCCTTCGCCATCATCAACGGCATCTCAGCCGGGGGTGAATGGCAGGTGTTCCAGCGCTTCCTCCACGCCACCAGCTTCGGTCTCCAGGATCCCGTCTTCGGAAACGACGTCTCCTTCTACGTCTTCAGGCTCCCCTTTTACAGGATGATCTACGACCACCTCTCCGGCGCCCTCCTCCTCTCGGCGGTCCTCATCGTGGTTTGGTACGTCTTCCGGAGGATGATCTGGATCGAGAGCTGGAAGCTGCGCACAAACACCCTGGTCAAGGGCCACGTTCTGGCCATGGTCGGCGGCATGTTCGCCCTGAAGGCCTGGGGTTACTACCTGGATAAGTTCGACATCCTGTTCACGGACCACGGCAAGTTCTACGGCGCCGGATACGCCGACGTCAACGCCAGCCTGCCCATGTACAACGTCCTTTTCTGGCTGACCCTGGCCTTCGGCGTCGCCGTGTTGGTCCTGACCTGGCTGAAGAGCAACAACCTCAAGATGCTCCTGATCATCGTGGCCTCTTTCATCGTGCTGCCGCTCGTCCTCCTCTACGCGGTCCCCTGGGCGGTGCAAACCTTCGAGGTCAACCCCAACGAGCTGCAGGCCGAGGAGTCCTACATCGGGAACAACATCACGATGACCCAGGCCGCTTACGGGTTGGACCGGATCACGCCGCGGGCTTTCGGCGAATCGGGCGAAGTGTTCGCGGTGAACGAGGGCCTCAGCGGGCTGGGGGAAGTTCTGGTCGAAAAAACCTCGACGGGCTCCACCAGCGGCGCGTCATTCACTCCCGAAGAGGTGGAGGGCGCCGGAGTCGGACCACTACTGACCCGCGCCGACATAGAGAACAACCGGCCCACCATTGACAACATCCGCATCTGGGATTGGCACAACCTGCGGCCCGTGTACGACCAGAAGCAGAGCTTCAAGGACTACTACGAGTTCGGCGAAGACGTGGACATAGACCGGTACACCCTGGACGGACGCCAGACGACGGTCACCCTCTCCCTGCGCGAGCTGAACCTGAACGGTCTTCCGGCGCAGGCCGACACCTGGCAGAACCGCCACCTGGTGTACACCCACGGCTACGGCGCCGTGGCGAATCCGGTGAACCTGAAGAGCCCCTCCGGCCAGCCCGTCTTCTACCTCCAGGACATCCCCCTGGTGAACCGGATGGAGGTCAAGCTCGAACGACCGCAGATTTACTTCGGCGAGGGCAACATGGACTACTCCTTCGCCCCGGCCTCGGAGCCCATCGAGATAGACTACCCCGTGGGGAACACCAACCAGCTCACCAGCTACGACGCCAGCCTCGGCGGCGGGATACCGGTGGGCGGGTTCTGGCGCCGCTTGGCCATAGCGATTAACCTGGGCTCGCTGGACGTGTTCCTCTCCGACTACATCACGCCCGAGAGCCGGCTTCTCATCCGCCGCAACATCCTGGAGCGGGTGGACGAGGTGGCGCCCTATCTCTACACCGACACCGACCCTTACCCCGTCCTGACCGACGACGGCATCTACTGGATCGTGGACTGCTACACCGTCACCAGCCGCTTCCCCTACTCCCAGCCGATGCTGGATAACGGGGGGAACTACATCCGCAACTCGGTGAAGGTTGTGGTCAGCGCCTACACCGGCCACATGGACTTCTACGTCATGGGCAAGGACCCCCTGATCGAGACCTGGACCAATGTCGTCCCGGGCATGTACAAGGATTTCTCGGAAATGCCCCCCGATATCCAGGCCCACGTCCGCTACCCTAACGCCCTTTTCGCCGTCCAGAGCCTGGTCTTCGCCACGTACCACATGTCCGACCCCCAGGACTTCTACAAGCGCTCGGACCGCTGGGAGATTCCGGGGCACACCAAGGAAGGCGAGCTCTTCGACGCCTACTACATGACCATGCGCCTGCCCGAGGAGGCCAAGGAAGAGTTCCTCCTGGTCACACCCTTCGTGCCCGAGGGGAAGACGATCATGGTGGGCTGGATGTGTGCGCGCTGCGATCCGGAAGCGTACGGCGACCTCGTGCTCTACACCTTCCCCCGTACCTCCACGATTTACGGGCCGGATCAGATAGACGCCCTGATGAACCAGTACCCCGAGTTCTCCAAGGAGAGAACCCTGTTGGGGGAGAAGGGGTCTCAGGTGGCTATGGGGCGGATAGTCATCATCCCCATCGAGAACTCCCTCCTCTACGTTGAGCCGGTTTACATCCAGGCCGAGGGGAACGCCATCCCCGAGCTGAAGTACATCCTGGTGGCCTACGGGAACCAGATAGCCATGTCCGACACCCTGGACGGGGCGCTCGACAAGCTCTTTGGCCCCGCGACCCCGATCACCGAGGAACCGGTCGTCCCGGAAGTGGGTGGGGAGACCCCGGTCGAGACGGTGGAAACCGGGGGACCGGTCATCCCGGCCGGTCTCGGCGAGCTGCGGGACCTCGCGCGTGAGCTCGACGCCGCCTGGAAGGACTACAACGAAGCCCGCGCCGTCGGCGACTGGGAGGCCTTCGGTCGCGCCGAGAAGCGGATCGAGAAGCTGCTCAATCGTCTGGACGAGCTGGCGGGGGGTAACCGGTAGATGAGAGCTGCGCCGCTCCTCCTTTTCGCCCTGGGCAGCGCCGTCGCGGCCTCCAATCTCACGGTACCGGCGGACGATCTGGTACACGGCGGGGGTCTGGTCTCCGTCGAGACCGGCGGCGTGTGGCTGACGGGCGGCCAGACCGGCTCCTGGGCCGAGTATGAGGTCAAGCTGCCCTCCTGGGTAAAAAGCTTCGCGGTGGACATCGAGTGGTGGTCCCCCAGGCCGGGTGACGGGATAGCGGTTTACCTCTACGACTACGGCGCCAAGGGTCCCGTCGAAATCCTCGGAGCCCCGGGGGGGCTGGATTTCCACTGGCGTCTCTGGAGCGTCTCCACGGACCGCTACGGCTTTTCATCCTCCTCCCCGCAATTCCTCCTCACCCGGGGCGGCAACCCCGGCGGTCTGCGCCCGGTGGACGACGCCTGGAGGGTCAGGCTCCTGGTCTACGCCGACGGGGGGCTCCCCTTCGTCACCGACGAGTCGGTCCGCCTGGAACGCGTCCGCTGGAACATCTCGGAACGCGACGAGCTGTGGAGCCCCGATTCGCCCAGTTGGGGCGCCCTCGTGGTCCCCGGTGACTCTTCGGGGTTCGATTTCGGGCGCGACCTCCTGGTCGCCTCGGCCACGGGAAGACCGCCCGTCGGTGAGGAGCTCACGGCCCGGGGACGGCTCCTGGCCATCCGCGCCGCCACGGTTCAGGCCCTCGCCCTCGCCGTGGCCTACATTGGGAACGTCATCCCCGACACGGTGAAACCCGACCAATTG
This DNA window, taken from bacterium, encodes the following:
- a CDS encoding UPF0182 family protein, with translation MKWISRKTIMIVIAVIVGLIILMAALSGFFVDIFWYTSEGYADVFWTRIWSAVGFGLIIFGLYVVVVGTSLLLAWIFSRQKPHVVAEEAVMLPSFGEKLRKWGVWLFIAVGGAFAIINGISAGGEWQVFQRFLHATSFGLQDPVFGNDVSFYVFRLPFYRMIYDHLSGALLLSAVLIVVWYVFRRMIWIESWKLRTNTLVKGHVLAMVGGMFALKAWGYYLDKFDILFTDHGKFYGAGYADVNASLPMYNVLFWLTLAFGVAVLVLTWLKSNNLKMLLIIVASFIVLPLVLLYAVPWAVQTFEVNPNELQAEESYIGNNITMTQAAYGLDRITPRAFGESGEVFAVNEGLSGLGEVLVEKTSTGSTSGASFTPEEVEGAGVGPLLTRADIENNRPTIDNIRIWDWHNLRPVYDQKQSFKDYYEFGEDVDIDRYTLDGRQTTVTLSLRELNLNGLPAQADTWQNRHLVYTHGYGAVANPVNLKSPSGQPVFYLQDIPLVNRMEVKLERPQIYFGEGNMDYSFAPASEPIEIDYPVGNTNQLTSYDASLGGGIPVGGFWRRLAIAINLGSLDVFLSDYITPESRLLIRRNILERVDEVAPYLYTDTDPYPVLTDDGIYWIVDCYTVTSRFPYSQPMLDNGGNYIRNSVKVVVSAYTGHMDFYVMGKDPLIETWTNVVPGMYKDFSEMPPDIQAHVRYPNALFAVQSLVFATYHMSDPQDFYKRSDRWEIPGHTKEGELFDAYYMTMRLPEEAKEEFLLVTPFVPEGKTIMVGWMCARCDPEAYGDLVLYTFPRTSTIYGPDQIDALMNQYPEFSKERTLLGEKGSQVAMGRIVIIPIENSLLYVEPVYIQAEGNAIPELKYILVAYGNQIAMSDTLDGALDKLFGPATPITEEPVVPEVGGETPVETVETGGPVIPAGLGELRDLARELDAAWKDYNEARAVGDWEAFGRAEKRIEKLLNRLDELAGGNR